A genomic segment from Vicinamibacteria bacterium encodes:
- a CDS encoding OmpA family protein — MSGRWTALALGGFLVLTGTSWADGTSGDAADKKDGAACTVKKEEVKTWTMTVDGQEWEVRPATPSYEGDTGLFHLSSAYTLPKGKASVSVFRQVLNRDPKDINFAIFGLSLAYGATDRLELFGDVGIQNRVDADALFQPGFYNDLPGVTTPWQSGFGDVKLGGKFKFLDDYRGEGVGLALKAAVKFGTADETLGLGTGKTSFAADLILSKSLDHHADLHGSLGYEFNSSPDAVKIGNAFKWGVGLNFPSCSKIQLQAEVTGRSYSSADSAQTNPVDVVIGPVFFIKPGFFIRPALSWNANFNDRGSNQGFKSYSDYEVSIGYHPGTRCCQVYVPPPPPPPPTNRNPTVNCEIEKSQILPGETVRCRAVASDPDGDPLTYSWTASSGRVTGTGTEAVFDSAGVPPGTTVSVTVSVSDGRGGTAQSVCSVRVQAPEKPRPEPVTCTSGGFPRNLARLNNVDKACLDDVASKLKQDPRSRVIIVGHADSNERYPEVIGRKRAEAVKSYLVKERGIEEARITAKSAGASKPLDTGTSAAARAKNRRVDVIFVPEGATPPEDDD; from the coding sequence ATGAGCGGACGCTGGACGGCCTTGGCACTGGGTGGCTTTTTGGTCCTGACGGGAACCTCTTGGGCTGATGGAACTTCCGGTGACGCAGCCGATAAGAAGGACGGGGCCGCCTGCACGGTCAAAAAGGAGGAGGTCAAGACCTGGACAATGACGGTGGACGGGCAGGAGTGGGAGGTGCGTCCGGCCACTCCCAGCTACGAGGGTGACACCGGGCTCTTCCATCTGTCCTCGGCCTATACCCTCCCCAAGGGAAAGGCCTCCGTCAGCGTGTTCCGTCAGGTCCTGAATCGGGACCCCAAGGACATCAACTTTGCGATCTTCGGGCTCTCCCTCGCCTACGGAGCGACCGATCGGCTGGAGCTCTTCGGGGACGTAGGCATTCAGAACCGGGTCGACGCCGACGCCCTCTTCCAGCCCGGGTTCTACAACGACCTCCCAGGGGTCACCACTCCCTGGCAGAGCGGCTTCGGAGACGTGAAGCTCGGAGGGAAGTTCAAGTTCCTGGACGACTACCGCGGGGAAGGCGTGGGCCTCGCCCTGAAGGCGGCGGTTAAATTCGGAACCGCTGACGAAACCCTGGGGTTGGGCACAGGCAAGACCTCGTTCGCTGCCGACCTGATCCTCTCCAAGAGCCTCGACCACCACGCTGACCTGCACGGCTCGCTGGGGTACGAATTTAACAGCAGCCCCGACGCGGTCAAGATCGGCAACGCGTTCAAGTGGGGGGTGGGCCTGAACTTCCCCTCCTGCTCCAAGATCCAGCTCCAGGCCGAGGTCACGGGGAGGTCCTACAGCAGCGCCGACTCCGCCCAAACGAACCCCGTCGACGTCGTGATCGGACCCGTGTTCTTCATCAAGCCCGGCTTCTTCATCCGCCCCGCTCTCTCCTGGAACGCCAACTTCAACGACCGCGGCTCGAACCAGGGCTTCAAGAGCTACTCGGACTACGAGGTGTCGATCGGCTACCACCCTGGCACCCGCTGCTGCCAGGTTTACGTGCCGCCGCCGCCCCCGCCGCCGCCCACCAACCGAAACCCCACCGTCAACTGCGAGATCGAGAAATCGCAGATTCTGCCCGGAGAGACGGTGCGCTGCCGGGCCGTGGCCTCGGATCCCGACGGCGACCCCCTCACCTACTCCTGGACGGCCAGTTCGGGAAGAGTCACGGGCACGGGCACGGAGGCGGTCTTCGACAGCGCCGGCGTGCCCCCGGGCACAACGGTCTCGGTCACGGTCAGCGTCTCCGACGGCCGGGGTGGTACCGCGCAGTCGGTCTGCAGCGTCCGCGTCCAGGCCCCCGAGAAGCCCCGGCCGGAGCCCGTCACCTGCACGTCCGGGGGCTTCCCCCGCAACCTGGCCCGTTTGAACAACGTGGACAAGGCCTGCCTGGACGATGTGGCCTCCAAGCTCAAGCAGGATCCGCGCAGCCGAGTAATCATCGTTGGCCACGCGGACAGCAACGAGCGTTACCCGGAGGTGATCGGCCGCAAGCGTGCCGAGGCGGTGAAGAGTTACCTCGTCAAGGAGCGCGGCATCGAGGAGGCCCGCATCACGGCCAAGAGCGCAGGGGCCAGCAAGCCCCTCGACACCGGAACCTCCGCCGCCGCCCGGGCCAAGAACCGGCGCGTGGACGTGATCTTCGTGCCCGAGGGGGCGACTCCTCCGGAGGATGACGACTAG
- the sthA gene encoding Si-specific NAD(P)(+) transhydrogenase codes for MSPDTFDLVVLGSGPAGEKGAAQAAYFGKRVALVEKDPHLGGAGVNTGTVPSKTLRETALYFSGLSQRGLYGVDYSIKEDIGVRDFMHREEEVVRTLRALIGANIERHRIEVVRGAASFDDPHTVRARVQGQPDRLLSAPVILIATGSTPNWPDGIPRDPLRLYDSDSILHMDRIPTSLAVIGAGVIGCEYATMFRAMGISVTLVGGTERLLPFLDAEIGDRLRLQMELLGLRVVLGQSLEEVRLDRPQVLLRLKNGEELEVERVLFATGRMGATTELGLERVGLTAGPRGHLKVNEHYQTSVPHVYAAGDVIGFPALASTSMEQARVAMCHAFDLKYKSRVSSLLPMAVYTIPEIAAVGETEESCREKGIAYGVGRAHYPNNSRGQIIGDMSGLVKLIFSPVDLKLLGVHILGEMASELVHVGQSCLYFHGTLDDFIQIVYNYPTLGEAFKYAAYDGLGNLARQREGGETVGG; via the coding sequence ATGTCTCCAGACACATTCGACCTCGTCGTGCTCGGCTCGGGCCCAGCCGGGGAAAAGGGCGCCGCCCAAGCCGCCTATTTCGGCAAGAGAGTCGCCCTCGTGGAGAAGGATCCTCACCTGGGCGGAGCGGGAGTGAACACCGGAACCGTTCCCAGCAAGACCCTGCGCGAAACCGCCCTCTACTTCTCCGGGCTCAGCCAGCGGGGTCTCTATGGCGTCGATTACTCGATAAAAGAGGACATCGGAGTCCGTGATTTCATGCACCGGGAGGAGGAGGTGGTTCGGACCCTGCGCGCCTTGATCGGGGCCAACATCGAGCGACACCGCATCGAGGTCGTGCGCGGGGCCGCATCCTTCGACGATCCCCACACGGTGAGGGCGCGGGTCCAAGGCCAGCCGGACCGCCTGCTGAGCGCTCCCGTCATCCTGATCGCGACCGGCTCCACGCCCAACTGGCCGGACGGGATCCCCCGGGACCCCCTCCGCCTCTACGACAGCGACTCCATCCTGCACATGGACCGGATCCCGACCTCGCTGGCCGTCATCGGCGCGGGCGTGATCGGGTGCGAATACGCCACGATGTTCCGGGCCATGGGCATTTCGGTCACCCTCGTAGGGGGGACGGAGCGTCTGCTGCCGTTCCTGGACGCCGAGATCGGGGACCGGCTACGCCTGCAGATGGAGTTGCTGGGCCTCCGCGTGGTCCTGGGCCAGAGCCTGGAGGAGGTCCGGCTCGATCGGCCCCAGGTTCTTCTCCGCCTGAAGAACGGCGAGGAGCTGGAGGTGGAGCGGGTGCTGTTCGCGACCGGGCGCATGGGGGCGACCACCGAGCTCGGTCTGGAACGGGTGGGCCTGACCGCCGGACCCCGGGGGCACCTGAAGGTCAACGAGCATTACCAGACCAGCGTCCCCCATGTCTACGCCGCGGGGGATGTGATCGGGTTTCCTGCCCTGGCCTCTACCTCCATGGAGCAGGCCCGGGTGGCCATGTGTCATGCCTTCGATTTGAAGTACAAGTCGCGGGTCTCCAGCCTCTTGCCCATGGCCGTCTACACCATCCCCGAGATAGCTGCCGTCGGGGAGACCGAGGAGTCGTGCCGGGAAAAAGGGATCGCCTACGGCGTGGGCCGGGCCCACTATCCGAACAACAGCCGGGGGCAGATCATCGGCGACATGTCGGGCCTGGTGAAGCTGATCTTTTCCCCCGTCGACCTCAAGCTCCTCGGGGTCCACATTCTGGGGGAGATGGCCTCGGAGCTCGTCCACGTCGGCCAGAGCTGCCTCTACTTCCACGGGACCCTGGACGACTTCATCCAGATCGTCTACAACTATCCGACTTTGGGCGAGGCCTTCAAGTATGCGGCTTACGACGGGCTGGGAAACCTGGCGCGACAGCGGGAAGGGGGAGAGACGGTGGGAGGCTAA
- a CDS encoding BON domain-containing protein — protein sequence MALESTPEGALLKRLFALIVLLALVGAALHYYWGLPSGDKGRLGVLGHRLQDAKVTASVRAALALNRNLKPYSIDVATESGVVTLRGQVPAQDLGELAARVVGAVPDVVQVVNHLQVAAGPAAASGPEARTIGESLDDRSLEVEVRFALSLRRELGGTDINVSVFRRQVTLSGEVAGLAQRDVALEAARAVPGVAGVTDNIRVRGEATPRGRAGAESAIRANPNLAPYGLKVAEEKGKLVLRGQVRTGAEKDLAGLLARQGAGGPVENALQIMLR from the coding sequence ATGGCGCTAGAATCTACCCCGGAGGGGGCTTTGCTCAAGCGCCTTTTCGCACTGATCGTGCTCTTGGCCCTCGTGGGGGCCGCCCTTCACTACTATTGGGGTCTGCCCTCCGGTGACAAGGGCCGCCTGGGCGTGCTGGGCCATCGGCTCCAAGACGCCAAGGTCACTGCTTCGGTCCGGGCCGCCCTGGCCCTAAACCGCAACCTCAAGCCCTACTCCATCGACGTCGCCACGGAGAGCGGGGTGGTCACGCTTCGGGGGCAGGTTCCGGCTCAGGACCTGGGCGAGCTGGCGGCCCGGGTCGTGGGAGCGGTTCCGGATGTGGTTCAGGTTGTAAACCACCTCCAGGTGGCCGCGGGACCCGCCGCCGCCTCCGGTCCCGAGGCGCGCACCATCGGCGAGAGCCTGGACGACCGGTCACTCGAGGTGGAGGTCCGATTCGCGCTCTCCCTCCGGCGGGAGCTGGGGGGAACCGATATCAACGTGAGCGTCTTCCGGCGCCAGGTCACCCTCAGCGGGGAGGTGGCCGGATTGGCCCAACGCGACGTCGCCCTGGAGGCCGCCCGGGCCGTGCCGGGCGTGGCCGGGGTGACGGACAACATCAGGGTCCGCGGGGAGGCCACGCCGAGGGGCCGGGCGGGTGCCGAGAGCGCGATCCGGGCCAACCCCAACCTGGCCCCCTATGGTCTGAAGGTGGCGGAAGAGAAGGGCAAGCTCGTTCTCCGGGGCCAGGTCCGAACGGGGGCGGAGAAGGACCTGGCGGGCCTTCTGGCCCGCCAAGGGGCAGGTGGTCCAGTTGAAAACGCTTTGCAGATCATGTTGAGATAG